The Desulfovibrio piger DNA segment ACTGGGGACGTCATATGTGGGCGCGTGGCTATTTCTGTTGCAGCAGTGGCAATGTGACCGATGAGGTCATTAAGCAATACATCACGCAACAGGAAGATGCAGATGAAACCTTCCGAATTGAGGGGGAATGACTTCAGCCTGCTTCAGCAGGGGCCATACCGGCTTTAGCCGGAACGCGACTTTAGTCGCCACGGTGAATCCACCGGCTTTAGCCGGTGGAGTGTTCAATTTATTGTATCAGTTTATTTGTAATGGCTGCAATACGAATTCGGGAGAAAATCATGCCGGCTTTGTGATGTCTTGTTTTTCTTCTGTGATTCCAGATTATTGAAGGCTGTTGCGTTGTGAGTGAGGGGCTTGGAAGGGCGTCGTGCGTCACTGCTGCGCCGACAGGCTGGAAAGATCGCTGGATCGTCTGTCCTGCGCATGACGAGAGGGAAAAAGTCCCGTCCCGCAGCTGCATCCGGCATAAAAAAAGCCCGGCATGGAGCATTCCATACCGGGCGTGCCTTGCAGGCGGATGCCGTCAACCCGTCAGGCCGCGGCGGGGAGGTCCTTGCCGATTAGGCAAAGAACATCTTGGACAGGGTCATGGGATCGATATACTTGCCGTCCTTGTAGACGCGCATGTTGCCGGAGGCGATCTCGTCGATGAGGATGACCTTGCCGTCGGCGTCATAGCCGTATTCGAACTTGATGTCGTACAGGACCAGGCCCTTTTCCTTCAGGTCGTCGGCCACGATCTGGGTGATCTTCTGGGTCATGTCCTTGATGTCGTCGTACTGCTTGTCGGTCATCACGCCCAGGGCCACCAGGGCGTCCTTGGTGACCAGGGGGTCGCCCAGGGCGTCGTTCTTGAAGGTGGTTTCCACATAGGCGGGCAGGTCGGCACCTTCTTCGATGTAATCACCGTAACGGCGGATGAAGCTGCCCACGGCCTTGTGGCGGCAGATCACTTCCAGGCCCTTGCCGAAGGGCTTGGCAGGCAGGACTTCCATGGTGGTGTCGGCCAGGTTGGCGCTCACATAGTGGGTCTTGATGCCGGCGGCATTGATCTTTTCGAAGAAGTAGATGGACATGCGCAGGTTCACGTCGCCCACGCCGTCGATGGTCAGGCCCACGGAGTTCTCGCCGGGATCGAAAACGCCGTCCTTGCCGGTGCAGTCATCTTTGAACTTCAGCAGATAGTTGCCGTTTTCCAGGGCATAGACGTTCTTCGTTTTGCCAGTGTAGATGAGCTCCATTTTCGATACCTCCGTGAAGCTATGGTGGGAGAAAAATTTTGTTTCGGCCCGGCAGGGCCGGTCAGAATCAAAAAATGTCCGGTATGCATATAATTATTATAGTGTGAAATCAAGCAGGGAATATGGGGGATATTTTTTACTGCATAAAGGCAATGCATTAAGAAAAAGAGTGAGTAAATTTTTTATTTTTTATTTTTTATCTAATTTTATAAAAAAATCCTGTGCGATGGATGAAAAAAAAATCCATAAATGGCATTATTATGTAGTGTTACATTTGTTTTTTCTGTTTTTTGTTGCAGTATGTTGAAAGCATGATGGCTGCATCTGGACCACGCTTTGATTCCCGTACGCTTTTTTCCCTGATGCATGGCCCTGCGGCTGCCTGCGAGGCCTTGAAAAAAAATGAAAAAAGTCCCCTGGCCACGATGGTCAGGGGACTTTTTGTTTCAGGCAGGGACCCTACTTGTTGTCAGCCAGGTTGGCCTGTTCGAATTCGTCCAGGGCCTTGCTCACGACCTTGGCCAGACCGATGAGGGCGATAAGGTTGGGGAAGGCCATGAGGCCGTTGAACATGTCGGCCAGTTCCCACACCAGGTTCACCTGCAGCAGGGAACCCATGACGATGAAGCACATCACCACCACGCGGTAGGGGGTCACGCCGCGGGTACCGAACAGGTACTTGACGTTCTGCTCACCGAAGAAATACCAGCCCACGATGGTGGAGAAGGCGAAGAACAGCAGGCAGATGGCCACGAACTTGATACCAAAGGCACCCAGACCGGTGGAGAAGGCCTTCTGGGTCAGGGCGATACCGGTGGTGGTACCGTCCAGAGCGCCGGTGACGAAGATGACCAGGGCGGTCATGTTGAGCACGACGAAGGTATCGATGAACACGCTGACGATACCCATCAGGCCCTGCTGGGCGGGGTACTGCACCTTGGCCACGGCATGGGCGTGAGGCGTGGAACCCATACCGGCTTCGTTGGAGAACAGGCCGCGGGCCACACCGTAGCGGATGGCTTCCTTGACACCGGCACCGATGATGCCGCCGGTGGCGGCCGAAGGATCGAAGGCGCCCACAAAGATCATCTTGAAGGCGGGGATGATCTGGTCGGCATTGCTGAGGACCACGAACAGGCCGCCGATGACATACAGCAGGGCCATGAGGGGCACCATCTTTTCGGTCACGGCAGCGATGCGGCCGATGCCGCCGAAGAAGACGAAGGCACCGCAGGCGGCGATGATCAGGCCCATGACCAGGGGCGGCACGTCAAAAGCGGTCTTGAAGGCGTCGGCGATGGAGTTGGACTGCACCATGTTGCCGATGCAACCCAGGGCGATGATGATGGAGACCGAGAAGAACACGGCCAGCTTGTGGCTGCCGAGACCTTTGGAGATGTAGTAGGCGGGGCCGCCGGTGATGTGGCCGGCGTCGTCGCGGGTGCGGTAGACCTGGGCCAGCACGGCTTCGGCAAAGATGGTGGCCATGCCGAAGAAGGCGGCGATCCACATCCAGAAGATGGCGCCGGGACCACCCATGGCGATGGCGGTGGCGGCACCGGCCAGGTTGCCGGTACCCACCTGGGCGGCGATGGCGGTGGCCACGGACTGGAAGGAGCTCATGCCGTGCTTGTCGGCGCGCTTGCCCTTCAGGGAAAGGTCACCGAAGAGCATGCGCACGGCCTGTCCGAACTTGCGGATCTGGATGAACTTCAGCCGGATGGTGAAGTATATGCCCACACCACACAGCAGCGGGATAAGGCAGTACATGCCCCAGATGAAGCTGTTGATGTTGGAGACAAGTTTCGTCAATTCTTCCATGGTTTCCCCCTCAGGCTATCCGGCCTGCATGTCATCCGGCAGGAGAACCCCGTGTCCGTCCGTCGTCTGGCAAGGCATGTCGAATATGGAATGATGGTGTCATGTTCCCGGCAACCTTCGCGAGATTCATGTATGGATGAATGATCTGCATCCATACGGGGCCAAAAAAACAGCGCGTCCTTTTTTCGTTCCGGGGCGGGCCCGGTACGGATGCCGGTACGGTGGTGTCCGGCGGGCAGGGGCGCTGTCATTGTTCGCTATGGTTGTCGTCTATTTATCTATGTATGTGCGACATTAAACCGTAACGCGGAAAATGTCCATGCCGGAATTGATTGGGAATCATTTCCCAAGCATCGCGTGGAGAGCAAAAAAATATGCGTGATGCCGGCTTGTTGGCTGCCGTTTCTGGAAAAAGTCCTGCCCCGGGATGAGCGGATGGGAGCGCCCTCGCTCTTGCGGTCCGGAGAGGGACATGCAGCCCGTCAGGGACGGGGAAGACCGGGATCAGGGGCCGGGAGGGCGCGTACCCTTGGCAGTGGCGGACGCCGCAAAAAAGATCGCCGTCAGGGGGAAGGCATGCCAGGGCAGGGGAAGAGAGGCGGACAAAAGGCGGACGGGGCTGGCGGATCCCGGTGATGGAAAAAACTGACCTGCATCCCGAAAAGGAAAACAGCAAGGGAAAAAGAAAAAGGGACCGCACGGATGCAGTCCCCAATGGCATCAGTCCTCGTCCCGGACGCTGCTGCGGCGTCTGCGGCGGGGCCTTTCTTCTTCCACTTCCTCGGGAAGGTCGGGCGTGGAGAGCTGTTCCCGGATGCGGTCGCGCTCTTCCCGGGGCTTGGCCACCAGGCGCAACTGCTTGACCAGCACCTTGCCGATGACCAGCACTTCTTCCACATCGGCCAGCTGTTCGAAGTCCGGGGCATCGGGGCTGAAATCTTCGGGAGCGTCCCGCAGTTCTCCAGAAGTCATCCTGAAAATATACATGACGTGCCTCCGTGGCAGCAGTTTTGAGTTTTTCGTATCCAGCTGGACAAAGGGCGACGTGCGCAACAGGGCCAGCCGTTCTTCCGTCATGGCGCGACAGGGGAAATGCCGGCAGGCCAGACAGGCCAGCAGGGGCCGCTGATGCCCCTTGAGCGGGCAGCGGATGGCTTTTTCCGTGGGGTCTGCGTATCTTCCCATGACGAACACCTTTGCCTTGCTATAGCAAAGAGTGCCTTCCGGGCCTAGCCGGGAAGAGGGAAATTTTTTCGCCGTGCCCGGCCTCGGCGCGCGCGACGTGCCCGGCGGAAGATACGGAGTGCCGGAGGGCTGCCCCGTCCTTTCCGTACAGGGTCGCTGCGGGGAGAGGAGCCGAAAAAATTTTATCAAGCTGTGTGCAGCTCATGGGCGGCACATCGCAGACCTCGCCGGCGGCGATGGCGTGTGCAGCAAGGGGAGCGGCGGTGCCCCTTGGCAGTGCCCTGCCGATGCGGGAGGGCAGGGACGCCCGCTGCTGCTGGTTCCTCCGGCGGATCAGTCCCGGCGGGCCCAGGTGCAGCGGTCCAGACCGGCCAGATCCTGCTCGGTGCGGGGCGCGCCGTAACCGGCCTCCATCAGCAGACGGCGCACGGCCTCGCCCTGGCGGTAACCGTGTTCCATGGCGATAAGGCCGCCCGGTTTCAGGGCCTGCTGTCCGGAACGGATGACGGCGTGCAGGTGGCGCAGACCGTCCTGCTCGGAAAAGAGCGCGCTGTGCGGCTCGTGATGCAGGACTTCCGCCATGACCTCGTCTTCTTCCGCAGCGGCGATGTAGGGCGGATTACTGACCAGCACGTCCAGCCCCTGCGGCAACAGCGGCGGCGTGAACATGTCCCCCCGTACCAGGGCCAGACGGTCAGCGGCCTGCAGGCTGCGGATGTTGCGGGCCGCCACGGGCAGGGCCCCGGCGCTGTATTCCAGCAGCAGGCCCCGGCTGTGCGGCAGCTCCAGAGCCAGCGTGATGCCGATGCAGCCCGTGCCCGTGCCCAGATCCGCAAAGCGCACGTCCCTGTGCCCTTCGCATTCCCGCAGCACGATCTCCAGCAGCAGCTCGGTCTCCGGCCGGGGGATGAGTGTCTGCGGACTGACCTCGAAATCGCGGCCGAAGAACTCGCGCCGCCCGGTGATGTGGGCCAGCGGTTCACCGGCGCAGCGGCGGGCGGTCAGGGCGCGGATGGCGGCGGCTGCGTCGTCCGCCACAGGGGAGGGCATGGCCAGCATCAGGCCGATGCGGTCAAGGTGCAGCACATGGCCTGCCAGCAGGCGGGCCTCCAGCGCGGGGGCATCCGTGCCTGCGGCGTGCAGGTCGCGGGTCAGCGAGGTCAGCAGTTCCTGAAGGGTCATATCCTTGTCCTGTGTGCGGCTGGGCAAAGCAAAAAGGCCCGGGGCAACGCCATGTCGTCCCGGGCCATCCGCGTCACCGCCTTGCAGGGGCAACAGCGGCGTTATTTCTTTTCCGTGGCCGGAGCGGCTTTCCTGGCACGCGCGGCCGTCTTTTTGACAGGTTCGAAGGCCAGGGCCAGCACATCATCATAAGTGTGCGCGGGGTGGACCTTGATCTTTTTCAGCAGTTCCTTGGGGACCTCTTCCAGATCCTTGACGTTCTGGCTGGGGATGATGACATGCTTGAGCCCGCGTGCCACACCGGCCAGGATCTTTTCCTTGATGCCGCCCACGGGCAGCACCCGGCCCTGCAGGGTGATCTCGCCGGTCATGCAGGTATCGGCCCGCACGATGCGGCCGCTCAGGGCCGAGATCAGGGCCGAGGTCAGCGTGACACCGGCGGAGGGGCCGTCCTTGGGCACGGCACCGGCAGGCACATGGATGTGGATGTCCTGCGTATCGCTGAAGTCCGCGTCGATGCCCAGGCTGTCGGCCCGGCTGCGGATGTAGCTCATGGCGATGCGGGCGCTTTCCTTCATGACGTCGCCCAGCTGGCCCGTGAGCTGCAGGTTGCCCTTGCCCTTCATGCAGGCGCATTCGATGGTCAGCACCTCGCCGCCGGCCGGGGTCCAGGCCAGGCCCAGAGCCATGCCGGGCATGAGGCGCTTGTCCTTCTCGTCTTCGATGAAGCGCGGCGCGCCCAGCAGTTTTTCCACCATGGCGCTGTCCACGGTGAAACTGCCCTTCTTGCCTTCGGCACGCTGGCGGGCCAGCTTGCGGCAGATGGAGCCCAGCTCCCGTTCCAGGTTGCGCAGGCCGGCTTCGCGGGTATAGCCGCGGATGACGGCGGTAAGGGCGGTATCGTCCATGATGACGTCACCTTCACGCAGGCCGTTCTCCGTCACCTTCTTGGGCAGCAGGTGGCGTTTGGCGATCTCCACCTTTTCCTGCATGGTGTAGCCGGGCAGGCTGATGACCTCCATGCGGTCGCGCAGGGGAGTCGGGATGGTCTCCAGATGGTTGGCTGTGCACAGGAACATGACCTTGGAAAGGTCGAAGGGCACGTTCAGATAGTGGTCGCTGAAGGTATGGTTCTGTTCGGGGTCCAGCACTTCCAGCAGAGCGGACGAGGGGTCGCCCCGGAAATCGGAACCCAGCTTGTCCACTTCGTCCAGCACGATGACCGGGTTGCGGGTCCCGGCCTGTTTGATGGCCTGGATGATGCGGCCGGGCATGGCGCCGATATAGGTGCGGCGGTGGCCGCGGATCTCGGCCTCGTCATGCATGCCGCCCAGGGACAGGCGCTGGAAATGACGGCCCAGGGCCCGCGCGATGGAGCGGCCCAGCGAGGTCTTGCCCACGCCTGGAGGGCCGGCGAAGCAGAGGATGGGCCCCTTGGACTGGGGATTGAGCTTGCGCACGCTGAGGAATTCCAGGATGCGGTCCTTGATCTTGTCCAGACCGTAGTGGTCCTCATCCAGGATGGCCTTGGCATGGGCGATGTCCAGACGGTCGCGGGAAAGCTTCTTCCAAGGCAGTTCCACCAGCCAGTCCAGATAGGTGCGCACCACGTTGGCCTCGGAAGAATCGGCGTGCATGCCGGACAGGCGGCGCAATTGCTTGTCCGCTTCCTTGCGCACGTCCTTGGGCAGACCGGCCTTGTCCAGGGCCTTGCGCAGCTCGTCCAGCTCTTCTTCGCCTTCGGAGGCCGCATCGCCCAGTTCGTGACGGATGGCCTTGATCTGTTCGCGCAGGAAGTATTCCTTTTGCGCCTTGTCCATGCCTTCGCGGGCCGTGCTCTGGATGTGGGCCTGCATGGTGGCCACTTCCACCTCGCGTTCGAGCTGGATGTTGACCAGCATCAGGCGCTCCACGGGGTTCACGGCTTCGAGGATGCGCTGGGCCTCGGCGGTCTTCATGCGCAGGTTGGCGGCGATGAGGTCGGCCAGACGGCCCGGTTCCTCCACGCCCTGGAGCACGGCCAGGATGTCCGGGGAGGCCACGCCGCGCAGCTGGAGCACCTTTTCGCTCTGCTCACGGGCGGAGCGCAGCAGGGCTTCTATCTTGGCGTCGCGCGGGGGCGTCTCTTCCTGCAGGACGGTGATGCGGGCTTCCAGATAGGGCTCCACACGGTGGTAGCCTTCCACCTTGGCCCGGCTGGCGCCCTGCACCAGGATCTTGATGCGGCCGTCGGGCATCTTGAGCATGCGCATGACCTGCACTACCGTACCGGCAGTGTAAAGGTCGTTGGGGCCGGGATCTTCGGTGGATTCTTCCTTCTGGGTGCAGACCAGCAGGTGGCGCCCCTTCTTGAGGGCGGCTTCCACGGCTTTGACGGATTTTTCGCGACCGATGAACAGCGGCAGGATCATGTAGTTGAACACTACGACATCCCGAACGGGCAGCACCGGCAGCAGGTCGGAGATCTGCTGTTCGCCGGGGGCCGACGCCTGTTCGTCGCCGCTCGTCCCCTGGTCCTGTCCGGCGGCATCCACCGCCTGGCTCAGGGCATCCTGCAACTGGGACAGCATGTCCTCCAGCGGATGGTCGTTCTTTTTCTGATCAGACATATATACTCCCGGACTGCTTACAGGTGTCTGCACTGGCAGATGCTGTAGCAGCCATTATCGGTGACGATCACATGGTCCAGAAAACGCAGCCCCATGTTGACGGCCAGCTCCCGCACGGTATTGGTGAAGATGAGGTCGGGCTGGGAGGGCCGGGTCTGGCCGCCCGGATGGTTGTGCACCAGGATGATGCCGCTGGCCTTGTAGCGCAGGGCAGGCTCCAGTACATCGCGGGGCAGCAAAGGGACGCTTTCCACATTGCCCTGGCGCAGGCGTTCCCAGGCCACGAGGCGGTTGCCCGCATTGACCATGGCCAGCCAGCATTCTTCCTGCTGGCTGCCGGCCAGACGGGCCCGGGCCATCTCGGCCACTGCCTGGGGCGTTGCCACTTCCACCCCCTGCAACAGGGGCGCGGCCGCATGGCGGGCCAGCACTTCGCGCAGCACCTGCCACATGGAGAGCAGGCCGGGGCCGAAACCCGGCACGGCCAGCAGCTGTTCCGGCGGAGCGTCCAGCACGCCGCGGATATTGTGGAAGCGCAGCAGCAGTTCCCGGGCCAGCGGTTTGGTATCCTTGCGCGGCTGCCCGTAGCCCAGCAACAGTTCCAGGATCTCATAATCGGCCACAGCCAGAGGCTCGCGAGCCAGTCGTTGACGCAGGCGGCTGCGGTGGCCGCTATGGGGAGAGGCAGAGGATACAGGCATTGCGGTCATAAGGTAAGATGCTTTTTGGCAAGCGCAAGGGGCAGAAAAGAGATTCATTGAGGGGAGGGGGACCCCTCATCTCTGCTGTCGATGCCTGTCAGCTCCTTCGCCGCTAACGGGCACGGCCTGCGGCCGCCTTCGGTCGCTGCCGGCGCGAGAGGTGTCCTCCTCCCTTCAAATTCCCCACCTCTCCCCAGCGCGCTTTACTGGAAGCCAAAGAGGACGCCCCGGGGAGCGTCCTCTTTGGCTGCGTGACCAGTCATAAGCTCGGAAGGGCTGATGATGCAGGCCCTCAACTGCCTGTGGCAG contains these protein-coding regions:
- a CDS encoding JAB domain-containing protein is translated as MTAMPVSSASPHSGHRSRLRQRLAREPLAVADYEILELLLGYGQPRKDTKPLARELLLRFHNIRGVLDAPPEQLLAVPGFGPGLLSMWQVLREVLARHAAAPLLQGVEVATPQAVAEMARARLAGSQQEECWLAMVNAGNRLVAWERLRQGNVESVPLLPRDVLEPALRYKASGIILVHNHPGGQTRPSQPDLIFTNTVRELAVNMGLRFLDHVIVTDNGCYSICQCRHL
- the prmC gene encoding peptide chain release factor N(5)-glutamine methyltransferase — encoded protein: MTLQELLTSLTRDLHAAGTDAPALEARLLAGHVLHLDRIGLMLAMPSPVADDAAAAIRALTARRCAGEPLAHITGRREFFGRDFEVSPQTLIPRPETELLLEIVLRECEGHRDVRFADLGTGTGCIGITLALELPHSRGLLLEYSAGALPVAARNIRSLQAADRLALVRGDMFTPPLLPQGLDVLVSNPPYIAAAEEDEVMAEVLHHEPHSALFSEQDGLRHLHAVIRSGQQALKPGGLIAMEHGYRQGEAVRRLLMEAGYGAPRTEQDLAGLDRCTWARRD
- a CDS encoding alanine/glycine:cation symporter family protein — protein: MEELTKLVSNINSFIWGMYCLIPLLCGVGIYFTIRLKFIQIRKFGQAVRMLFGDLSLKGKRADKHGMSSFQSVATAIAAQVGTGNLAGAATAIAMGGPGAIFWMWIAAFFGMATIFAEAVLAQVYRTRDDAGHITGGPAYYISKGLGSHKLAVFFSVSIIIALGCIGNMVQSNSIADAFKTAFDVPPLVMGLIIAACGAFVFFGGIGRIAAVTEKMVPLMALLYVIGGLFVVLSNADQIIPAFKMIFVGAFDPSAATGGIIGAGVKEAIRYGVARGLFSNEAGMGSTPHAHAVAKVQYPAQQGLMGIVSVFIDTFVVLNMTALVIFVTGALDGTTTGIALTQKAFSTGLGAFGIKFVAICLLFFAFSTIVGWYFFGEQNVKYLFGTRGVTPYRVVVMCFIVMGSLLQVNLVWELADMFNGLMAFPNLIALIGLAKVVSKALDEFEQANLADNK
- the lon gene encoding endopeptidase La; the protein is MLSQLQDALSQAVDAAGQDQGTSGDEQASAPGEQQISDLLPVLPVRDVVVFNYMILPLFIGREKSVKAVEAALKKGRHLLVCTQKEESTEDPGPNDLYTAGTVVQVMRMLKMPDGRIKILVQGASRAKVEGYHRVEPYLEARITVLQEETPPRDAKIEALLRSAREQSEKVLQLRGVASPDILAVLQGVEEPGRLADLIAANLRMKTAEAQRILEAVNPVERLMLVNIQLEREVEVATMQAHIQSTAREGMDKAQKEYFLREQIKAIRHELGDAASEGEEELDELRKALDKAGLPKDVRKEADKQLRRLSGMHADSSEANVVRTYLDWLVELPWKKLSRDRLDIAHAKAILDEDHYGLDKIKDRILEFLSVRKLNPQSKGPILCFAGPPGVGKTSLGRSIARALGRHFQRLSLGGMHDEAEIRGHRRTYIGAMPGRIIQAIKQAGTRNPVIVLDEVDKLGSDFRGDPSSALLEVLDPEQNHTFSDHYLNVPFDLSKVMFLCTANHLETIPTPLRDRMEVISLPGYTMQEKVEIAKRHLLPKKVTENGLREGDVIMDDTALTAVIRGYTREAGLRNLERELGSICRKLARQRAEGKKGSFTVDSAMVEKLLGAPRFIEDEKDKRLMPGMALGLAWTPAGGEVLTIECACMKGKGNLQLTGQLGDVMKESARIAMSYIRSRADSLGIDADFSDTQDIHIHVPAGAVPKDGPSAGVTLTSALISALSGRIVRADTCMTGEITLQGRVLPVGGIKEKILAGVARGLKHVIIPSQNVKDLEEVPKELLKKIKVHPAHTYDDVLALAFEPVKKTAARARKAAPATEKK
- a CDS encoding phosphoribosylaminoimidazolesuccinocarboxamide synthase; its protein translation is MELIYTGKTKNVYALENGNYLLKFKDDCTGKDGVFDPGENSVGLTIDGVGDVNLRMSIYFFEKINAAGIKTHYVSANLADTTMEVLPAKPFGKGLEVICRHKAVGSFIRRYGDYIEEGADLPAYVETTFKNDALGDPLVTKDALVALGVMTDKQYDDIKDMTQKITQIVADDLKEKGLVLYDIKFEYGYDADGKVILIDEIASGNMRVYKDGKYIDPMTLSKMFFA